A stretch of the Rodentibacter haemolyticus genome encodes the following:
- the folC gene encoding bifunctional tetrahydrofolate synthase/dihydrofolate synthase — MNLKATSPLAEWLSYLENSHFKAIDLGLERIRSVAEKLDLLHPAPYVITVGGTNGKGTTCRLLETILLNHGLRVGVYSSPHLLRYNERVRIQDQDLPDQAHTASFAFIEENRTASLTYFEFSTLSALHLFKQSNLDVVILEVGLGGRLDATNIVDSNLAVITSIDIDHTDFLGNTREVIAFEKAGIFRSNCPAVIGEPNVPHTMLEFAENLHCNVSRRHIDWTFQQNSENWQWQSAKVRLENLPFCQIPLMNAATALAVIEQLPFNITEETIRRSLQKVTLVGRFQSIETDKRQKLAALLGKESDNLPNVIIDVGHNPHAAAYLAEKLTALKAQNKGQLIAVCGMLKDKDAQGVFTHLVPLVDQWHCATLSGYRGQTGDELQAKLTEFSPNANVTSEDSVMSGVKNALKSAVKNDIVLIFGSFHTVAEFWQVLE; from the coding sequence ATGAATTTAAAAGCCACTTCGCCACTCGCCGAGTGGCTTTCTTATTTAGAAAACAGCCATTTTAAAGCGATTGATCTTGGTTTAGAACGTATTCGATCCGTTGCAGAAAAACTCGATCTTTTGCATCCTGCTCCTTATGTGATAACCGTGGGGGGAACAAATGGAAAAGGGACGACTTGTCGATTGCTGGAAACGATTTTATTGAATCACGGCTTGCGAGTCGGCGTGTATTCTTCGCCGCATTTATTACGTTATAACGAACGGGTACGGATTCAAGATCAGGATTTACCGGATCAAGCACACACCGCTTCTTTTGCCTTTATTGAGGAAAATAGAACCGCCTCTTTGACTTATTTTGAGTTCAGCACGCTTTCCGCTTTACATTTATTTAAGCAATCGAATCTTGATGTCGTCATTTTAGAAGTTGGGTTAGGTGGACGTTTGGATGCAACTAACATTGTGGATAGCAATCTTGCCGTAATTACCAGCATTGATATTGATCATACCGACTTTCTTGGTAATACGCGTGAAGTCATCGCCTTTGAAAAAGCCGGGATTTTTCGCTCGAATTGTCCTGCTGTGATTGGCGAGCCGAATGTTCCCCATACGATGTTAGAGTTTGCGGAAAATTTACATTGCAATGTATCACGCCGTCATATTGATTGGACATTTCAGCAAAATTCTGAAAATTGGCAATGGCAGAGTGCCAAAGTGCGGTTAGAAAATCTTCCATTTTGTCAAATTCCTTTAATGAATGCGGCAACGGCATTGGCGGTGATTGAACAGTTACCCTTTAACATTACTGAAGAAACCATTCGCCGCTCTTTACAAAAGGTTACATTAGTAGGACGTTTTCAATCCATTGAAACTGATAAACGCCAAAAATTGGCGGCCTTATTGGGAAAAGAATCGGATAACCTACCGAACGTGATAATTGATGTCGGGCATAATCCTCACGCCGCCGCATATTTAGCTGAAAAATTGACCGCACTTAAAGCACAAAATAAAGGCCAACTTATCGCCGTATGCGGTATGTTAAAGGACAAAGACGCGCAGGGGGTATTTACCCACCTTGTTCCGCTTGTTGATCAATGGCATTGTGCGACACTTAGTGGTTATCGTGGACAAACGGGCGATGAGTTACAAGCAAAGCTCACCGAATTTTCTCCGAATGCTAATGTAACCTCAGAAGATTCTGTTATGTCGGGGGTAAAAAATGCCTTAAAAAGTGCGGTCAAAAATGACATCGTTTTAATATTCGGTTCATTTCATACCGTAGCAGAGTTTTGGCAGGTGCTGGAATAA
- the rplY gene encoding 50S ribosomal protein L25, with amino-acid sequence MAFKFNAEVRSAQGKGASRRLRHNGQIPAIVYGGNEAPVSIILNHDELNNAQVHDTFYSDVITLVIDGKEVAVKVQAMQRHPFKPKLVHIDFKRA; translated from the coding sequence ATGGCATTTAAATTTAACGCTGAAGTTCGTTCTGCGCAAGGTAAGGGTGCGAGCCGCCGCCTGCGTCACAACGGTCAAATTCCTGCTATCGTTTACGGTGGCAACGAAGCACCGGTTTCAATCATTTTAAATCACGATGAGTTAAACAATGCACAGGTTCACGATACTTTCTATTCCGATGTAATCACATTAGTGATTGATGGCAAAGAAGTGGCTGTGAAAGTTCAAGCAATGCAACGTCACCCGTTCAAACCAAAATTGGTTCACATTGACTTCAAACGTGCTTAA
- the truA gene encoding tRNA pseudouridine(38-40) synthase TruA, translated as MKIALGVEYNGQHYFGWQRQEKVRSVQGELESALSFVANEKIEVFCAGRTDSGVHGTGQVVHFETNVIRPEKAWEFGTNANLPDDIAVKWAKVVDDEFHARFSATARRYRYLLYCNKLRSAILPEGITHCHLELDDKKMHQAGQFLLGEHDFSAFRAAQCQSNTPWRNIHHLNVVRKGEYIIVDIQANAFVHHMVRNIVGSLIEVGAGNQSIEWMRWLLEQGDRKLAAPTAKPDGLYLVNVIYPKKFAIPQSKLGPLFLEDRLI; from the coding sequence ATGAAAATTGCCTTAGGCGTTGAATATAACGGGCAGCATTATTTTGGTTGGCAGCGACAAGAAAAAGTGAGGAGCGTGCAAGGCGAACTGGAAAGCGCATTATCTTTTGTGGCAAATGAAAAGATCGAGGTTTTTTGCGCCGGGAGAACCGATTCCGGAGTGCATGGTACAGGGCAGGTCGTTCATTTTGAAACGAATGTAATCCGTCCTGAAAAAGCATGGGAGTTCGGCACGAATGCTAATTTGCCTGATGATATTGCGGTGAAATGGGCGAAAGTTGTTGATGATGAATTTCATGCTCGTTTTTCAGCAACGGCTCGGCGTTATCGCTACCTTTTGTATTGTAATAAGTTACGTTCCGCTATCTTGCCGGAAGGTATAACCCATTGTCATTTAGAACTTGATGATAAAAAAATGCATCAAGCAGGACAATTTTTACTCGGGGAACATGATTTTTCCGCTTTCCGAGCGGCACAATGTCAATCTAATACGCCTTGGAGAAATATTCATCACTTAAATGTGGTGCGAAAAGGGGAATATATTATCGTTGATATTCAAGCCAATGCTTTTGTACATCATATGGTACGTAATATAGTGGGGAGTTTGATTGAAGTCGGCGCAGGCAATCAATCCATTGAATGGATGAGATGGTTATTGGAACAAGGGGATCGTAAACTTGCCGCACCAACGGCAAAACCCGATGGATTATATTTGGTGAATGTGATTTACCCTAAAAAATTTGCCATTCCTCAATCTAAATTAGGACCGCTTTTCCTTGAGGACAGGCTTATTTAA
- a CDS encoding DedA family protein: protein MEFLINFFTDYGYWAVLFVLIICGFGVPIPEDITLVSGGVIAGLYPESINVHLMLLVSMIGVIAGDSCMYWLGRIYGTKILRFRPMRKIVTLQRLKMVREKFARYGNRVLFVARFLPGLRAPIYMVSGITRRVSYTRFVFIDFCAAIISVPIWIYLGEFGAKNLDWLHAQIQKGQMVIYILIAMLAVFLFWKWKKSRKAK from the coding sequence ATGGAATTTCTTATTAACTTTTTCACTGATTACGGTTACTGGGCCGTACTTTTCGTCTTAATTATCTGTGGTTTTGGCGTGCCAATTCCTGAAGACATTACGCTTGTTTCAGGTGGTGTGATCGCCGGGCTTTATCCTGAAAGCATTAATGTTCATTTAATGTTGCTGGTAAGTATGATTGGTGTAATTGCCGGTGATTCCTGTATGTACTGGCTTGGACGTATTTACGGTACAAAAATTTTACGTTTCCGGCCTATGCGTAAAATTGTAACTTTACAACGTTTAAAAATGGTGCGTGAGAAATTCGCCCGATATGGTAATCGTGTATTATTTGTAGCACGTTTTCTTCCGGGTTTACGCGCTCCGATTTACATGGTTTCCGGCATTACACGCCGTGTAAGCTATACACGTTTCGTATTTATCGATTTCTGTGCCGCTATTATTTCCGTGCCGATTTGGATTTACCTTGGTGAATTCGGTGCAAAAAATTTAGATTGGTTGCATGCGCAAATTCAAAAAGGGCAAATGGTTATTTATATTCTTATCGCTATGCTTGCCGTTTTCCTCTTTTGGAAATGGAAAAAATCTAGAAAAGCGAAATAA
- the accD gene encoding acetyl-CoA carboxylase, carboxyltransferase subunit beta: MSWIDRIFSKNPSSSTRKANVPEGVWTKCTSCEQVLYSEELKRNLYVCPKCEHHMRIDARERLLRLLDEGSSQEIAADLEPKDILKFKDLKKYKDRISAAQKETGEKDALITMTGTLYNMPIVVAASNFAFMGGSMGSVVGAKFVKAAEKAMELNCPFVCFSASGGARMQEALFSLMQMAKTSAVLAQMREKGVPFISVLTDPTLGGVSASFAMLGDLNIAEPKALIGFAGPRVIEQTVREKLPEGFQRSEFLLEKGAIDMIVKRGDMRRTLASVLSKLTNQPSPFTEPELIENEA, from the coding sequence ATGAGCTGGATTGATCGAATTTTTAGCAAAAACCCTTCTTCTTCAACACGCAAAGCGAATGTACCGGAAGGTGTTTGGACGAAATGTACCTCATGCGAACAAGTGCTTTATAGTGAAGAATTAAAACGCAATCTTTATGTGTGTCCGAAGTGCGAACATCATATGCGTATTGATGCGCGTGAACGTTTATTGCGTTTATTAGACGAAGGCTCAAGCCAAGAAATCGCCGCTGATTTAGAGCCGAAAGATATTTTAAAATTTAAAGATTTAAAAAAATATAAAGATCGTATCAGTGCGGCACAAAAAGAAACCGGTGAGAAAGATGCACTGATTACTATGACGGGAACACTTTATAATATGCCGATTGTGGTGGCGGCATCTAATTTTGCTTTTATGGGCGGTTCAATGGGATCGGTCGTTGGAGCGAAATTTGTGAAAGCGGCAGAAAAAGCGATGGAATTAAATTGTCCGTTCGTTTGTTTTTCAGCCAGTGGCGGTGCACGTATGCAAGAGGCGTTATTTTCACTTATGCAAATGGCGAAAACCAGTGCAGTGCTTGCACAGATGCGTGAAAAGGGCGTGCCCTTTATTTCCGTATTAACCGACCCGACATTAGGCGGCGTTTCAGCCAGTTTTGCAATGCTGGGTGATTTAAACATTGCCGAACCAAAAGCATTAATCGGGTTCGCGGGGCCGCGTGTAATTGAACAAACCGTTCGTGAGAAATTACCGGAAGGTTTCCAGCGTAGTGAGTTTTTATTGGAAAAAGGCGCGATTGATATGATTGTAAAACGTGGTGATATGCGCCGTACCTTGGCAAGCGTGCTAAGCAAATTAACCAATCAACCTTCACCTTTTACGGAACCTGAATTAATTGAGAATGAAGCATAA